The genome window ACAGGGCAGACACAGAGGACACGGAGCAATTGGGAACGGGGAATTGCGTATTGGGAACGTCCGTCGCACGAATTTGCGAATGGGCGCGACGGCATTTGCAATTGCGATGACCTTCCAGCCTTTCAGTCTTTCAGCCTTCCAGTCTTTTATTCGTGATACGCCGACGGCACGTTCTCCCGCCCGTGCTTTAGCACGCGGCTCATCCAGACGAGCTCGTCGAGCATCCGTTCGGCGCGCTTGCCCCAACGGTCGGCGTCCTTGATCTTTCCCTCGTCGTTGAATTGATCCTCGACGTTCGGCACGTTCAGATCGCTGAACGTCACCGCCAAGCCCAGCTCGCGCACCACGCCGACGAGTTGTTCCACGACGCGCGCGCCGCCCCACGGCCCGCGCGATACCGCCGTGATGGCGACCGCCTTGTGGATGTACGGTTTCAGCGTCAGGTCAAGGACGCTTTTGAGCACGCCGGGATAGCCGTGGTTGTACTCGGGCGTGACGATGACCATGCCGTCCATTTCCTTGATGGCATTGGTCCAGTCCGGGAATTCGCCGGAAAGCCCCATTCCGTAATCGTCCCGGGGAAGCGCGAAATCGCGTACGTCGAAGAATTTCGGGTCGATGTCCTCGCGCGCGTCGATCACGCTGCGCAGCCACTCGAAGACCATCGCGCTGTTGCGTTCGTTGCGATTGGTTCCCAGCACGACGACGATTTTGACCTTGCTCATGAGCGCTCCTTCAATTTGGTGTTGGACGCGATGCGCCGCATGGATTTCGAGAACGGCTCCAGAAAATTTCCGGCGAGTCCCCTGTGTATCCCCTGGGCTCGCCGTGTACCGCATGGACTTTCCGCGCCTTGACAGCCTTCGGCGCGCGCGGTCATCGTCGCGCAAAAGGGGGCCGGCGTGAGCGATCTGCGTGACAAATATCCCGTTGTCGTTTCGATTTCCGTCGCCTGGGGCGAAATCGACTCGTTTCAGCATCTCAACAATGTCGTCTACTTCCGCTATTTCGAAACGGCGCGCATCGAATATTTCCAGCGCGTCGCGCTCTGGAAGCCCGGCGCGACGCTCGCCCAGGGCCCCATCCTCGCCTCCGCGTCCATGCGTTTCAAGGCGCCGGTGACGTTTCCGGACACGGTATTCGCCGCCGTGCGCGTCACGGATATCGAAAAGGACCGATTCAAACTCGACTTCGCGCTCGCAAGCAAAAGGCTCGGACGCGTCGCAGCGACAGGGGAGGGGACGATCGTCTCCTACGACTACGTCGAAGGCAAAAAAATCGATTTGCCCGCGGCGTGGATCGACGCTATCCGCGCGATCGAGGCGACCGTCGGCGCGTAGCAATCATTCGCGCGCGAGATACGACGACAAAACCTTTTTTGGCATCGCCGACCGCGCGCCGGGCTTAAACGCACGTACCAGCGGTTGTCCC of bacterium contains these proteins:
- a CDS encoding NAD(P)H-dependent oxidoreductase produces the protein MSKVKIVVVLGTNRNERNSAMVFEWLRSVIDAREDIDPKFFDVRDFALPRDDYGMGLSGEFPDWTNAIKEMDGMVIVTPEYNHGYPGVLKSVLDLTLKPYIHKAVAITAVSRGPWGGARVVEQLVGVVRELGLAVTFSDLNVPNVEDQFNDEGKIKDADRWGKRAERMLDELVWMSRVLKHGRENVPSAYHE
- a CDS encoding acyl-CoA thioesterase, coding for MSDLRDKYPVVVSISVAWGEIDSFQHLNNVVYFRYFETARIEYFQRVALWKPGATLAQGPILASASMRFKAPVTFPDTVFAAVRVTDIEKDRFKLDFALASKRLGRVAATGEGTIVSYDYVEGKKIDLPAAWIDAIRAIEATVGA